The Microbacterium schleiferi genome contains the following window.
CTCGGCTCTCGTCCGTCAGGGCGACTTCACGCTGGGACCGGTGTCGGTGCAGGTCAACGCGGGCGATCGGATCGGGATCACGGGGCCCAACGGCGCCGGAAAGTCGACTCTCCTCCGCCTGCTGCTGGGTCGCCTCAGCCCCGACGAGGGCGCCACGAGCCTCGGCGCGAGCGTTGCGATCGGCGAGATCGATCAGGCCCGGGCGCTGCTGGCCGGCGATGACGCTCTGGCTACGGCTTTCGAGGCACAGGTCCCTGAATGGGCCAGTGCCGAGGTGCGCACCCTGCTTGCGAAGTTCGGTCTGAAGGCCGACCATGTCGGACGCGCCGTCAACGAGCTCTCCCCGGGGGAACGCACGCGGGCGGGCCTTGCGCTCCTGCAGGCTCGCGGTGTCAACGTGCTCGTGCTCGACGAACCCACCAACCACCTCGACCTTCCGGCGATCGAACAGCTCGAGCAAGCGCTGGAGAGCTACAGCGGCACGGTGCTGCTGGTCACTCACGACCGCCGCATGCTGCAGACCGTCAGTCTGAATCGTCACTGGCATCTCGATGCCGGCACCCTCACGGAGTCCTGACCCATGCTGCTGACCACCGATCGCCTGCGACTGCGTCCGCTCGAGGCATCCGACGCCCCCGCTCTGCACCGGGCGCTCGGCGACCCGGTAGCCATGGCCGCCTACGAACACGGCTTCTCTCTCGAGGAGACGCACGACTGGATCGCCCGGCAGCAGCAGCGCTACCTCGACGACGGATTCGGCCTGTGGGCGATGGTGCACGCAGATACCGGCGAGCTCATCGGGGATGCCGGGATCACCACCCAGCCCGTCGGCGACGAGACCGTGATCGAGGTCGGCTACCACCTCGCTCGAGCCTGGTGGGGACAGGGCTACGCCACCGAAGCTGCCCGCGCGTGCACCTCCTGGGCCTTCGCGACGCAGGACACCGACCTCGTCTATGCGCGGATCCGCGATACGAACATCGCATCGATGAACGTCGCCATTCGGCTCGGGATGACGGTGCGCCAGCGCTTCATGGTTCACTACCGCGGAATCGACATGCCCCACCTCGCCTTCGCGATCGGCCGCGACCGGTGGGATACCCAGGATGTGCGCCGGTAGAATCGAGGGGCATCCTCACACACTCAGGCACGCACACACGGTGCCGCACATATCGCGCAAGGAGACCCATGGCCGCTATTCCCGACAAGCCCGTCCTCGAAGGTCTCGAGCAGAAGTGGGATGCCGCGTGGACGGATGCCGGAACCTACCGGTTCGACCGCTCCCGCGCCGCCGAGGTCGGACGCGACGGGGTCTACTCCGTCGATACTCCCCCGCCGACGGCATCCGGGTCGCTGCACATCGGTCACGTGTTCAGCTACACCCACACCGACGTCAAGGTCCGGTTCGAACGGATGCGGGGCAAGACGGTGTTCTACCCGATGGGGTGGGATGACAACGGCCTACCGACCGAGCGTCGGGTCCAGAACTACTACGGCGTGCGTTGCGACCCGTCGCTTCCCTACGACCCGGAGTTCACTCCCCCGTACGAGGGCGGCGACAACAAGAGCAGCAAGGCCGCAGACCAGAGGCCCATCAGCCGCCGCAACTTCATCGAGCTGTGCGAGAAACTCACCGTCGAAGACGAGAAGCACTTCGAGAACCTCTGGCGTGACCTCGGACTGAGCGTCGACTGGACCCAGACCTACCGCACGATCTCGGACGAGACGATGCGCACGAGCCAGCTCGCGTTCCTGCGAAACCTCGAGCGCGGCGAGGCCTACCAGGCACTCGCACCCACGCTGTGGGACATCGATTTCCGTTCCGCGATCGCGCAGGCAGAGCTCGAGGACCGCGACCAGCCGGCCGCCTATCACCGTCTCGCCTTCCACAAGAGCGACGGCAGCGGCGACATCCACATCGAGACAACCCGCCCCGAGCTGCTCGCCGCGTGTGTCGCCCTGGTCGCCCACCCCGACGACGAGCGCTACCAGCCCGCGTTCGGCACGACAGTGCGCACTCCCCTGTTCGATGTCGAGGTCCCCGTTCTGCCCCACCCGCTCGCACAGCCCGACAAGGGCTCGGGTATCGCCATGATCTGTACGTTCGGCGACGTCACCGACATCATCTGGTGGCGCGAGCTCGACCTCCCCAACCGCACGATCATCGGGATGGACGGGCGCATCCTCGCGGAAGCCCCCGAGGTCATCACGACCGACGCCGCGCGCGCTGCCTACGCGGAGCTCGCCGGCAAGACGGTGTTCAGTGCGAAGAAGCGCGTCGTGGAACTGCTGCAGGAATCGGGCGAGCTCATCGGCGACCCGAAGCCCTTCACCCACCCCGTGAAGTTCTTCGAGAAGGGTGATCGGCCGCTCGAGATCGTCTCCACGCGCCAGTGGTACGTCCGCAACGGCGCCCGAGACGAGGCTTTGCGCGAGAAGCTCCTCGACCTCGGTCGCGACGTGTCGTGGCATCCCGACTTCATGCGCGTTCGCTACGAGAACTGGGTCGGTGGTCTCACCGGCGACTGGCTCGTCTCGCGCCAGCGGTTCTTCGGAGTGCCGATTCCCGTCTGGTACGGCCTCGACGAGAACGGTGAGCGCGACTACGAGCACGTACTCGTGCCGACGGCCGACGCGCTTCCTGTCGACCCGACCACCGACGTTCCCCCGGGTTATACCGAGGACCAGCGCGGGGTTCCGGGAGGCTTCGACGGTGAGCGCGACATCTTCGATACCTGGGCGACCTCGTCGCTCACACCGCAACTGGCCGGTGGATGGGAGCGCGATCCCGAACTGTGGAATCTCGTCGCCCCGTTCGACCTGCGCCCCCAGGGCCAGGACATCATCCGCACCTGGCTCTTTTCGACGATGCTGCGCAGCGCGCTCGAAGACGGTCGCGCGCCCTGGACGGATGCTGCGATTTCGGGGTTCATCGTCGACCCCGACCGCAAGAAGATGTCTAAGTCCAAGGGCAACGTCGTCACCCCGGCCGACATCCTGCACCAGCACGGGTCGGATGCCGTCCGGTACTGGGCAGCGTCGAGCAGGCTCGGCACGGATGCCGCATTCGACCCGCAGAACCCGACGCAGATCAAGATCGGCCGGCGTCTCGCGATCAAGATCCTGAACGCGGCGAAATTCGTCCTGTCGTTCCCGGTGCCCGAGGGTGCCCGGATCACGCACGCGCTTGACGCGTCGATGCTCGCGACGCTCGACGGCGTGGTGCGCGACGCGACGGCAGCACTGGATGCCTACGATCACGCTCGCGCGCTCGAGATCACCGAGTCGTTCTTCTGGACCTTCTGCGATGACTATCTCGAGCTGGTCAAGGAACGCGCATATGACCAGACCGACGTCGGGCAGGCATCCGCGGCGCTCGCGCTGCGCACCGCCCTGTCGACGCAGCTACGACTTCTCGCGCCCGTTGTCTCGTTCGCGACCGAGGAGGCATGGTCGTGGTTCGAGGACGGCTCGGTCCACACCGCCGCCTGGCCTGAGCCGCTGGGGATCGAGGGCGATCCGGCCGTGCTGACAGCCGTCGGTGAGGCTCTGATCGGCATCCGTCGCGCGAAGACCGAGGCGAAGGCGTCCCAGAAGACGCCTGTCACCTCGATCACGATCGGTGCGCCGGCTGCGACCGTGGAACGCCTCCGCACAGCAGAAGGCGACCTCAAGGCCGTGGGGCGCATCGCCGCGATTGCCTACACGGATGCCGACAGCACGACTGTCGCCGCCATCGAACTCGGAGAGGTGTGAGATGCAGCTCGGAACTCGCTGGTCCCTCGGGACGACGCCGCCGGCCGCCGTGCCGGACGCCCTTCGCGCACAGATCGCCGCTGTGGAGGATCTGATCTCCGCCGGTCAGCTCGCGCAGGAGCCGACGCCCCGATGGACGCTCACGTGGTTGGAGGGACGCCCGATCGCGGAGCTCGACACCGGGGTGATCGTCACGCTCACCGCTGACGGGGAAGCTGTCGTGCAGCACGATCCCGACGACGACTTCGCCTGATCGCGCCGAGGCGGGGCGGCGCGGAGCGCCGGCACCGTCCTCAGTGCCCTACGCCTGGTCAGGTGCCGTCACCGTGCTGGCTGCCAGCAGGAGCCGGGCAGCTGCCAGGGCGGCGACGATCGTGACCGCTGCGGCAATGACGTAGGGCAGTCGGAGGTCATACCGAGCGACGAAGCCGCCGAGCATCGTCGCGATCGGGAACAGGCCCCAGGTGAGACTGCGGATGATGCCCAGGACGCGACCGAAGATGTCACCGGGGACGATCATCTGGCGCAGTGCACCCCAGGGGACGTTCCAGAGCGAAACCGCGAAGGCCATGCCCGCGTAGGCGAGGATGGCGCTGATGACCTCCGGGGCGATACCGACCAGGGCAAGGCACACCCCGGCCACGAGGTTCGCGCCGAGCATGACAGCTCCGCGGCCGAAGCGCCGCACGAGGATGGGCGCTACGAGCGAGCCCAGGAGAGCTCCGGCCCCGATTCCCGCCGTGACGAACCCGATCGCCGCCGGGGCCACGCCCTGCGTGTCGAGGAAGTAGAGAATCGTCGGCGCCTGCGCGAATGCAAACGCACCCCCGAGAATCGAGGTGAACACGACGAGGGCGCGCAGGTAGCGATGACGCCACAGGTACAGTGCTGCATCCTTTGTCGACACGCGCGGGCTGTCGGATGCCGGGATCCGCTCGCCCGGCGTCGCGACGCCGTCCGCTGCGGATGCCGGGCGGCTCGCAGAACTTCGCAGAGCGTGGGCGGCAGACAGCGGCAGCATCAGCGCCAGGGCGATCGGGACGAGGTAGCCAGCCGATCCCACCCAGAGTGGGAGAACAAGCGATACCGCGAACAGGATCCCGGCGATCGGCTGCGCGACGAAGCTATCGATCGTGATCTGCGCAGCCTGAATGCGACTGTTCGCGCGGTCCAATCCGGCCTTGTCGACGAGCGAGGGGATGACGGCGTTGGTCGCGTTGTCGAAGAGGGTCTCGCCGATGCCGAACACGACGGTCGCGACCAGAAGCTGCCACAGTTGCAGATGGCCTGTCGCGGTGAGCGCCGCAAGAGCCACCGCGACCCCACCACGCAGGATGTTCGCCGACGCCATCACGCGGCGCCGATCCAACCGGTCGACGATCATGCCGGCGGGCAGGCCGAAGAACAGCCAGGGCACGAACGCGAGCGCGCCGACCGCGGCAATCGCCACCGGGTCTCGCGTGAGGGTTGTCGCAATGAGCGGAACTGCGGTGCGCCCCACACCGTCGGCGAGGTTGCTGAACGCCGCCGCGGTCCAGAGCTTCCCGAAGTCTTTTCCGAGGGGAACCTGACGCCGCACCCGGGTCGGGGCGACAGTCATCGCGGGAGAATGCCGATGTGAGCACCGGCGGTAGCATCCGCGCGCGCGGTGGCGTGCTGATGCCGCGCGGCCTCCCTGATTGGACGAGTCAGCGCCCGGCGACGCGCCAGCGCGTCGATGTGGCGCTCGAGCGTGCGCAAGAGCGTCAGCGCCATGTGCTCGATCGGGCTCGGCTGCGGCTGGTCGCAGCGAGCGGATGCGAACGACCTCACGGTTGTCATGACGATCTCCGGTCTGTCAACGGGAAGACGTCGGTGCGCACCGTGAAGGGGCGAACGCCGTCGCCTTCCTGTTCGCGGTAACGGGCTACGTAGTCGTCGATCACCGCCTCCAGGTCGTGCACGAGTTGCTCGAACTGGGTATCCGTCATGCGTACGGTCGCGGTGCTGAGCATCGCGGTCCACTCATCCGGGTCCTTGCGCAAGTTGTCGGCAATGAAGTCCTCGAGCTGGCGGTTGCGGCGGCGATAGAACTCACTGATGACCACCTGGCTGGCGGCACGACCCGCCGGGGTCTTGACCGCGGTGGGACTGGTCATCGAAACAGCGCCCGTGGGCCTCTCCCACCAGCGCTCGCGCGCGGTTCCGCGATCGGGGACCTCACGAATCAGGTCGTGCTTCGCGAGCGCACGGAGGTGATAGCTGGTCGCGCCCGATGACTCACCCAGTTGCTCGGCCAGCGAACTCGCCGTCTGGGGGCCGAACTGGCTCAGGATGTCGTAGATCTGCACACGCAGGGGGTGAGCCAGAGCTCGCAGAGCGCCGACATCGAGCTCGCGAGCGTCTCCGATTCTCGGTGGAGCGTCTCCGATTCTCGGCGGAGCGTCTCCGGGCGAGCGATCCTGTGCGTCCATGGCACGAGCGTACAACTGCAAAGGTCTCTTTGCAACATAGACTTTGCAAACTTTTCCTTGCATGCGAGTCGCGAAGAGATAGGTTGAATCCATGACCGATGCCGATACGTCGAATCCTCTTCTCGCGACGAGCACGCTCCCCTACCGGCTTCCCGACTACCGCGTCATCCGACCGGAGCATTACCTGCCCGCGTTCGAAGAGGCCTTCGCCCAGCACCGCCGACAGATCGAGGCCATCACAAGCGTGACCGCGGCTCCGACCTTCGAGAACACGATGGTGCCGCTGGAACAGAGTGGGGAACTGCTCCACGACGTCGCTTCGGCCTTCTACACCGTCTCGTCCGCGGACGCGACCGAAGACATCCAAGAGATCGAGGAGACGCTCGCCCCGTTGATGGCGGCCCACACGGATGCGGTGCAGCTGGACGCCGCTCTGTACCGACGCATCACGTCTTTGCACGACGAGCTCGACGACCTGGAGCTCCCCCGGAGGACCGCTACCTCGTCGAGCGCCACTACCGCGAGATGACGCAAGCGGGCGCTGGCCTCGACGCTACGCAGAAAGCCCGGCTCTCGGAGATCAACGCTCGCCTCTCGACGCTCACGACGACCTTCGAGAAGAACCTCCTGAACGATACGAACGACCTCGCTGTCGTGTTCCATGACGTCGCCGACCTCGACGGCCTCGCCGAAGGTGAGATCTCCGCGGCGGCGCGCGCCGCAGCCGATCGTGGCATCCAGAACGCCTGGCTCGTTTCTCTGACCCTCTTCACCGGGCACCCCTATCTGGGATCCCTCCGCAACCGCCGCTCACGCCAGCGCATCATGGCTGCGTCCCAAGCTCGGGGCACTCGTGACAACGAGAACGACAACCGCGCGGTGCTGCTGGAGATCGTGCGCCTGCGGGCCGAACGCGCCGAGCTTCTGGGGTTCGCCTCGCATGCGGCCTCCGTCACAGCCGACGAGACAGCGGGCAGTCCGGATGCCGTCCGCGACCTGCTCTTCCGCCTTGCCGCTCCGGCGGCTCGTAACGCCAGGGCTGAGCAAGCAGCTCTCCAGGCAATGGCTGATGCCGAACCCGAGCCGTTCACGATCGCAGCGCATGACTGGGCCTACCTCACGGAGAAGGTTCGCTCAGCCGAGTACGACATCGACGCTGCCGCCCTGCGTCCGTGGTTCGAGGCCGAACGGGTGCTCAGCGACGGCGTCTTCCGCGCCGCGACGCAGCTGTACGGCATCACGTTCACCGAGCGTCCCGACCTGCCCGGCTACCACCCCGACGTTCGGGTCTTCGAGGTGTTCAACGCGGATGGTTCGGCACTCGGGCTCTACCTGCTCGACCTGTACACGCGTGACACGAAGCGCGGCGGCGCGTGGATGAACTCCATCGTGTCGCAGTCACGCGTGCGCGGCACGGCACCGGTTGTCGTCAACAACCTCAACGTCGTCAAACCTGAGCCGGGCACGCCGACGCTGCTCACCCTCGATGAAGTCACGACCTTCTTCCACGAGTTCGGCCACGCGCTGCACGGGCTGTTCGCGACGGTGACCTATCCGCACTTCGCCGGCACCAACGTCTTCCGGGACTTCGTGGAGTTCCCCAGCCAGGTCAACGAGATGTGGATCTTCTGGCCCGAGATCCTCGCGGCCTACGCCCGACACATCGACACCGATGAGCCCCTCCCCACGCACCTCGTGGAGCGACTGAACGCCTCGGAGAGCTTCAACCAGGGGTTTGCGACGAGCGAGTACCTGGCGGCGGCGTGGCTCGATCAGGCCTGGCACTCGCTGTCGGCCGCCGACGCGGCACACGATATCGATGTAGCTGCGTTTGAGGCATCCGCGCTCGCCGAGATCGGGCTCGACAACCCGGCGGTCCCCACACGCTACTCATCCACGTACTTCGCCCACATCTTCTCGGGCGGCTACAGCGCGGGCTACTACTCCTACATCTGGAGCGAAGTCCTGGATGCCGACACCGTCGAGTGGTTCCGCGAGAACGGTGGCCTCACGCGCGCGAACGGCGACCGGTTCCGTGAGCGCCTCCTCGGGGTCGGAGGATCGAAGGACCCACTCGATGCCTACCGGGACTTCCGCGGGCGAGAGGCCGATATCGCCCCGCTGCTCCGGCGTCGGGGGCTCGAGGACTGACTCTCACACGACCGCGCTCAGCCCCTACGCGGGGGTAACGAGGAACCGAAGCCGCGCGAACTGTCCAACCTGGCGAGCCTCGACGAGGCGAAGTCGGTCCGACTCGACGCGACGCGGAAACACGGGAGCACCGCTGGTCAACGCGACCGGAGCGATCGAGATGGCGACCTCGTCGAGAGCTCCGGCGTCGAAGAACTGGGCGGCGAGCTCGCCCCCGCCCACGATCCAGACGTCTGACTCCCCCGCTGCCTCGAGGATGTCGGGCAGCACCCCCGACACGGGACCCGATACGAAGGTCACGTCCGCGCCCTCCGGAACCGGGAGCGTGCGTGATGTGAAAACGAATGTTCGGCGGGAGCCGAACAGTTCCCGCCACTTCTCCGGATGGCGGACAAGGTCGGACTCGCGCAGCATCCACTCGTACGTCGACGAGCCCTCCACGATGAGCGCATCCTCCGGGGGAAGCAGCTCCGGATCCGGTTCCGTTCCGCCAGGCACATCGAAGAGCCACTGCAGGGAATGCTCGGCGTCGGCGATCCAGCCGGTGAAGCTCGTGGCGGTGTCATAGATGAAGCGAGTCACACCGAAACGGTACAGCTGACCTCCGACATGGCCGGGTGATCAGGAACTCCGGGTCACCGCACCAATCCCTGCGCTCGCGCCGCGGCCACTGCAGCACTCCGCGACGAGACCCCCAGCTTCTCGTAGACGTGACCCAGGTGGGTCTTGACGGTCGCCTCGGTGACGAAGAGCTCGGCGGCGATGGCCGCGTTCGACAACCCCTCGGCAGCCCACGAGAGGACGTCGAGTTCCCGTGCGGTCAACGTCGGCCTCGGCGCACGAATGCGTTCGAGGAGCCTCCCCGCGATCGTCGGAGCGAGGGCGCTTTCCCCCGCCGCCGCTGCGCGTACAGCAGCGAGAAGCTCCTCGGGCGGGGCATCCTTCAGCAAGTACCCACGCGCACCGGCTTCGACGGCGGCGAGGATGTCGGCATCCGTGTCGTAGTTGGTGAGCACAAGGACGGCGGGCGGTCTGGGCAGCGAGCGGATCGCGCGTGTCGCGTCGACGCCGGTCGATGTGCCGCCGAATTGGAGATCCATCAAGACGACGTCAGCAGAATGCTCCGTGGCCATGACCACGGCATCCTCCGGCGTTCCTGCGTCAGCGACAACCTCGAGTTCGGCCTCTGTCGCCAGAAGCGCCCGAAGACCCGCGCGGACCACGGGATGGTCGTCGGCGATGACGACGCGCACCGTCATCGCGCGAGTTCCTTCGGCACCGTCACCAGCACTGATGTCCCCTCGCCCGGCGCGGTCACCAGAGTCAGCTTCCCGCCGAGCTGTTCGGCCCGTTCGCGTGTCGCGCGCAACCCGAAGGAGTCGGACCGCCCGGGCAGCGACTCCACGCGAGTGGCGTCGAAACCGACGCCATCATCGCTGATGCGTAAGGACACGGCAGCCTCGGTCTCCGTGAGCTCGAGGGCAACGGTGCGGGCTTGGGAATGCTGCGCCACGTTGGCCAAGGCACCCTGGGCAACCCGGAACAACGCGGTCTGAATCTGCATCGGCAGCGCGAGCGAGTCGGAGGCCCGCACATCCACGTGAAGGTCCCCCTCGTTCCAGGTCTCTTCGGCGAGTCTGCGCAACGCAGCAGCGAGCGAGCGATCGGCCAGCGCAGGCGGCGTCAGACCCGAGATCAGTGATCTCGTCTCGACGAGACTTGCCTGCGCACTCTCGCGGGCAAGACGGATCTCTGCCGCACCGGGGCCATCCGGCTGACGTCGTTCGACGGCCCCGAGCAGCAGCGTGATGCTCGACAGACTCTGCGCGACAGTGTCGTGAATGTCGCGGGCTAGCCGCTCTCGCTCAGCCATCGCTCCAGCACGGCGCTCCGCGGAAGAGAGCAACTGCTGGGTGGCGAGCAGCTCGGTATAGAGCCGCTCGTACTCGGCGCTCTCACGTCGCAGAGCGCGGTACGCGCGGCCGATCAGAACGGCGACTCCGGCTCCGACCAAGGGACCGAGAACGCCCCCCACCGTCCACTCTCCGTGCAGTCCGAGCACCATGATCGTCACCAAGGTCGCAACCACGACGGCCACCGGGCCCCATGGGTCGGGAAGGAGGTCGAGGTACAGGAAGAAGAGCGGGAACACCAGGTAGGCCGCGAAGGGCGTGAGCCATACCAGCACGGCCCATTCCGCGGTCAACGCAGTGAGAAACGCGTAGCGGAGAATCAGCACCCGCCCGCGTGGACGCGCGTGACTCAACAGCACAGCCAGGTAGGTCACGGCCATGACGGCGCAGAGCGCGAGAATCCAGATCGCCGACGCTCCTGCGCTCAGGAAGCCCGCGACTGTTGTGAACACGAGGAGCCCGGCAAAGAGCGCCTGAAGCCCGACCTGGAGTCCGACCACGATCGGGTTGACGGGCGGGTGCACGACAGCCATAGCCGCTCCAGCGTACGCGTGCATCGCGGCGGTGTCGTCCACCGAAAGGAGGAGAACTCCCTCACTCTTCCAGGGCGCGCCGATTCCCTCCGCTCGACCGATGTCCGCTGCCCCCGTGACAGCGAGGCTGGAGTCATCATCCACCGTGAAAGGTCGCTCATGTTTGTCGCTTGGCGGGATCTCCGTTTTGCCCGAGGCCGCTTTGTCTTGATCGGAGCGGTCGTCGCCCTCATCACCATCCTCGTCGGTTTCCTCAGCGGACTGACCGGCGGGCTGGCGTGGCAAAACGTCTCGGGCGTCGTCGGACTCTCGGCCGATCGCGTTGTGCTGGGCCCCAGTTCGCCGGGGGCGACACCGTCGTACGCGGATTCGGCGATCACTGCGCAGCAAGAAGCGCAGTGGCAGGACGCCGCCGGAGTGACAACGGTCACACCGTTGGGCATCAGCCAGGCGCGCGCCGAGACGGCGGACGCTCGCGAAGCCGTCGCCGTCTTCGGCGGGGCTCTGCCCGCAGCGCCGACCGCTGACGGACAGATCGTGCTCTCCTCCGGCGCCGCGCGTGCGCTCAGTGCTGACCCCGGAGACACCGTCACGATCGCCGGCACCGATTTCGCGGTCACCTCGATCACCGCGGACGACTGGTACAGCCATACCCCCGTCGTCTACACGACGCTCTCGGACTGGCAGTCGCTGGCAGCGATGCTCGGGACGCCGGGAGCCTTCGCCACAGCGCTCCTCGTCACCGGGGACGTCGCAGACGCTGCCGGCGTGGATGCGACAGCGACGACCGTCTCCAGTTCGGTCCTCGCGTCGCTTACCAGCCTGCCCGCGTTCCGCTCCGAGATCGGATCGCTGGCGCTGATCATCGCGCTGCTGTTTGGAATCTCAGCTCTCGTTGTCGGATCGTTCTTTGCGGTCTGGACGATGCAGCGACGCGGCGACGTCGCGATCCTCAAAGCCCTGGGGGCCACCAATCGCGCACTCGTGCGCGATGCGCTCGGCCAAGCCGCCGTGATTCTCGCAGCTGGCACCGTTCTCGGCATGGCTGTCGTTGTCGCGGCCGCGCTGGCGCTCGGCGACGCGCTCCCCTTCCTTCTGAATCCCCTGACCACCGTGGTCCCTGCTGTGCTCTTGATCGTCCTCGGACTCGTCGGAGCGGGGTTCTCGCTGCGCACCATTACGACCGCCGACCCGCTGACAGCCCTGGGGAGCAACCGATGATCGAACTGACCAACGTCACACTGACCTTCCCCGACGGCGCCGGGCGAGTCCGGGCCGTGGACGATGTCAGCCTCACGGTTGCCCGCGGCACAGTGACCGGACTGACCGGCCCCTCCGGTTCGGGAAAGTCGAGCCTCCTGGCCGTCACGGCGGCGCTCATCAAGCCCGACGCTGGGAGGGCTGTCATCGACGGTGTCGATGCGACGTCGCTGAATGCGCGGGGCGCTGCGACGCTACGACGCGAGCGGATCGGTATCGTCTTCCAGCAGGCGAATCTGGTGCCGTCTCTCACCGCGCTGGAGCAACTCGTCGTGATGGACCATCTGGGCGGTGCGCGGCGCGGCGAGTCGGTTATCGAGAAGGCACGAGCGCTCCTGGACGCCGTCGGGATGGCAGAGCACGCGCATAAGCGCCCACACCAGCTCTCTGGCGGACAGCGTCAACGTGTGAACATCGCACGGGCACTCGTGAACGATCCTGCGGCGCTGGTCGTGGACGAGCCGACGAGCGCGCTCGATCAGGAGCGCGGAAAGCAGATCATGGATCTGATCGTGCAGCTGACGACGCAGCGCCAGACAGCGACGCTCCTGGTCACCCACGACCTGTCTCTCGCCCCGGCCATGCACGAAATCGTGCACATGCGG
Protein-coding sequences here:
- a CDS encoding GNAT family N-acetyltransferase gives rise to the protein MLLTTDRLRLRPLEASDAPALHRALGDPVAMAAYEHGFSLEETHDWIARQQQRYLDDGFGLWAMVHADTGELIGDAGITTQPVGDETVIEVGYHLARAWWGQGYATEAARACTSWAFATQDTDLVYARIRDTNIASMNVAIRLGMTVRQRFMVHYRGIDMPHLAFAIGRDRWDTQDVRR
- the valS gene encoding valine--tRNA ligase; the protein is MAAIPDKPVLEGLEQKWDAAWTDAGTYRFDRSRAAEVGRDGVYSVDTPPPTASGSLHIGHVFSYTHTDVKVRFERMRGKTVFYPMGWDDNGLPTERRVQNYYGVRCDPSLPYDPEFTPPYEGGDNKSSKAADQRPISRRNFIELCEKLTVEDEKHFENLWRDLGLSVDWTQTYRTISDETMRTSQLAFLRNLERGEAYQALAPTLWDIDFRSAIAQAELEDRDQPAAYHRLAFHKSDGSGDIHIETTRPELLAACVALVAHPDDERYQPAFGTTVRTPLFDVEVPVLPHPLAQPDKGSGIAMICTFGDVTDIIWWRELDLPNRTIIGMDGRILAEAPEVITTDAARAAYAELAGKTVFSAKKRVVELLQESGELIGDPKPFTHPVKFFEKGDRPLEIVSTRQWYVRNGARDEALREKLLDLGRDVSWHPDFMRVRYENWVGGLTGDWLVSRQRFFGVPIPVWYGLDENGERDYEHVLVPTADALPVDPTTDVPPGYTEDQRGVPGGFDGERDIFDTWATSSLTPQLAGGWERDPELWNLVAPFDLRPQGQDIIRTWLFSTMLRSALEDGRAPWTDAAISGFIVDPDRKKMSKSKGNVVTPADILHQHGSDAVRYWAASSRLGTDAAFDPQNPTQIKIGRRLAIKILNAAKFVLSFPVPEGARITHALDASMLATLDGVVRDATAALDAYDHARALEITESFFWTFCDDYLELVKERAYDQTDVGQASAALALRTALSTQLRLLAPVVSFATEEAWSWFEDGSVHTAAWPEPLGIEGDPAVLTAVGEALIGIRRAKTEAKASQKTPVTSITIGAPAATVERLRTAEGDLKAVGRIAAIAYTDADSTTVAAIELGEV
- a CDS encoding MFS transporter, translated to MTVAPTRVRRQVPLGKDFGKLWTAAAFSNLADGVGRTAVPLIATTLTRDPVAIAAVGALAFVPWLFFGLPAGMIVDRLDRRRVMASANILRGGVAVALAALTATGHLQLWQLLVATVVFGIGETLFDNATNAVIPSLVDKAGLDRANSRIQAAQITIDSFVAQPIAGILFAVSLVLPLWVGSAGYLVPIALALMLPLSAAHALRSSASRPASAADGVATPGERIPASDSPRVSTKDAALYLWRHRYLRALVVFTSILGGAFAFAQAPTILYFLDTQGVAPAAIGFVTAGIGAGALLGSLVAPILVRRFGRGAVMLGANLVAGVCLALVGIAPEVISAILAYAGMAFAVSLWNVPWGALRQMIVPGDIFGRVLGIIRSLTWGLFPIATMLGGFVARYDLRLPYVIAAAVTIVAALAAARLLLAASTVTAPDQA
- a CDS encoding ArsR/SmtB family transcription factor, with the translated sequence MDAQDRSPGDAPPRIGDAPPRIGDARELDVGALRALAHPLRVQIYDILSQFGPQTASSLAEQLGESSGATSYHLRALAKHDLIREVPDRGTARERWWERPTGAVSMTSPTAVKTPAGRAASQVVISEFYRRRNRQLEDFIADNLRKDPDEWTAMLSTATVRMTDTQFEQLVHDLEAVIDDYVARYREQEGDGVRPFTVRTDVFPLTDRRSS
- a CDS encoding dihydrofolate reductase family protein; translation: MTRFIYDTATSFTGWIADAEHSLQWLFDVPGGTEPDPELLPPEDALIVEGSSTYEWMLRESDLVRHPEKWRELFGSRRTFVFTSRTLPVPEGADVTFVSGPVSGVLPDILEAAGESDVWIVGGGELAAQFFDAGALDEVAISIAPVALTSGAPVFPRRVESDRLRLVEARQVGQFARLRFLVTPA
- a CDS encoding response regulator; the protein is MTVRVVIADDHPVVRAGLRALLATEAELEVVADAGTPEDAVVMATEHSADVVLMDLQFGGTSTGVDATRAIRSLPRPPAVLVLTNYDTDADILAAVEAGARGYLLKDAPPEELLAAVRAAAAGESALAPTIAGRLLERIRAPRPTLTARELDVLSWAAEGLSNAAIAAELFVTEATVKTHLGHVYEKLGVSSRSAAVAAARAQGLVR
- a CDS encoding sensor histidine kinase, encoding MDDTAAMHAYAGAAMAVVHPPVNPIVVGLQVGLQALFAGLLVFTTVAGFLSAGASAIWILALCAVMAVTYLAVLLSHARPRGRVLILRYAFLTALTAEWAVLVWLTPFAAYLVFPLFFLYLDLLPDPWGPVAVVVATLVTIMVLGLHGEWTVGGVLGPLVGAGVAVLIGRAYRALRRESAEYERLYTELLATQQLLSSAERRAGAMAERERLARDIHDTVAQSLSSITLLLGAVERRQPDGPGAAEIRLARESAQASLVETRSLISGLTPPALADRSLAAALRRLAEETWNEGDLHVDVRASDSLALPMQIQTALFRVAQGALANVAQHSQARTVALELTETEAAVSLRISDDGVGFDATRVESLPGRSDSFGLRATRERAEQLGGKLTLVTAPGEGTSVLVTVPKELAR
- a CDS encoding ABC transporter permease, encoding MFVAWRDLRFARGRFVLIGAVVALITILVGFLSGLTGGLAWQNVSGVVGLSADRVVLGPSSPGATPSYADSAITAQQEAQWQDAAGVTTVTPLGISQARAETADAREAVAVFGGALPAAPTADGQIVLSSGAARALSADPGDTVTIAGTDFAVTSITADDWYSHTPVVYTTLSDWQSLAAMLGTPGAFATALLVTGDVADAAGVDATATTVSSSVLASLTSLPAFRSEIGSLALIIALLFGISALVVGSFFAVWTMQRRGDVAILKALGATNRALVRDALGQAAVILAAGTVLGMAVVVAAALALGDALPFLLNPLTTVVPAVLLIVLGLVGAGFSLRTITTADPLTALGSNR